A window of the Desulforapulum autotrophicum HRM2 genome harbors these coding sequences:
- a CDS encoding DEAD/DEAH box helicase → MAILSKAFIQNNIADTALIFQRGESIYHHGSYFLSRENSDGSFVYEVDGSYGNYTTQVAIKGEEVLTSCNCPYPGDGCKHVVAALLNARELLLKREKDKVTTPNDDDPYLSEDEIRQQALADRKKRAATEPFTVIQGDMFKGDHLVVNKNNREYCVTLHNPEQGIGHCTCPDYLTNGLGTCKHIQFLVSHLEKEPGFARQLSKERFPFADVYWNSQCNAPQLFSERLDHGDGGLKSLFEPFFDENGQFKPGEISEIMTLVKRVDGDKRVRIRETLLNRVDRYLQGKQLDELSLEAIPEPSLKAKLYPYQEEGVRFGVFKAGVLIGDEMGLGKTLQAIALGVLKREIFGFSKIVVVTLSSLKEQWKREIERFSSEKALVIEGSPLQRKAGYKNDDALFKITNYEAVLRDVTILSNFRPDIIILDEAQRIKNFSTKTADAVKRIPRRHAIVLTGTPLENKLEDVYSIVQFLDPDLLTPLWRFAADHFLLLKNKNNSIGGYRNLDLLKEKLKGVVIRRKKEEVLKDLPREVVNNYYIDLNDEQLGIHGGYARTLAPLLNKKYLTPMDIRRIQVLLLRMRMVCNSTYLIDRETHISPKLKELDNIIDELVVQNRRKMVIFSEWTTMTFLIAKHLSDMGIEFVELSGKVAVKKRQNLIDEFTNNPQCRVFLSTDAGGTGLNLQAADCVVNFELPWNPAKMNQRIGRVSRIGQASQCINVINLIAKNSIEERILAGIQLKTDLFKGVFDDDGPDQVAFSKEKRDEMLNRLRSMMGEPPEPDQEKYESVVPEEIPEDTPGYLNPEVLSRGETDEEALDEVGQRPTEEDTDGAAGVFKAQSPEKIETVLNSGMAFISGLMEMATGQKMETAQGQDKMITIDRQTGEVTMKFKFPGF, encoded by the coding sequence ATGGCCATTCTGTCAAAGGCGTTTATTCAGAATAACATTGCCGATACTGCCCTTATTTTCCAGCGGGGTGAATCCATCTATCACCATGGATCTTATTTCCTTTCCCGAGAAAATTCCGATGGTTCCTTTGTATATGAAGTTGACGGAAGCTATGGAAACTATACCACCCAGGTGGCAATCAAAGGGGAGGAGGTGCTGACCTCGTGCAACTGCCCCTACCCCGGGGATGGATGCAAGCATGTTGTGGCGGCCCTTCTTAACGCAAGGGAGCTGCTCCTGAAAAGGGAAAAGGACAAGGTGACCACCCCGAACGACGATGATCCTTACCTGTCCGAGGATGAGATCCGGCAGCAGGCTCTGGCGGACAGAAAGAAACGGGCTGCCACCGAACCCTTTACCGTAATCCAGGGAGATATGTTCAAGGGCGATCACCTCGTTGTTAATAAAAACAACCGGGAGTACTGTGTCACCCTCCACAATCCAGAGCAGGGCATTGGTCATTGTACCTGTCCCGATTATCTGACCAACGGGCTGGGTACCTGCAAGCACATTCAATTCCTCGTCTCCCATCTTGAAAAAGAACCCGGATTTGCCCGACAGCTTTCAAAGGAGAGGTTTCCATTTGCCGATGTTTACTGGAACTCCCAGTGTAACGCCCCCCAGCTTTTTTCAGAACGTCTTGACCATGGGGACGGTGGGCTGAAATCCCTTTTTGAACCTTTTTTTGACGAGAACGGTCAATTTAAACCCGGGGAGATTTCCGAGATCATGACCCTTGTCAAAAGGGTGGACGGCGACAAACGGGTGCGCATCAGGGAAACCTTGCTGAATCGGGTGGACCGATATCTTCAAGGCAAACAGCTGGACGAACTCTCCCTTGAGGCCATCCCAGAACCATCCCTTAAGGCAAAACTCTATCCTTATCAGGAAGAGGGGGTCAGGTTCGGCGTGTTCAAGGCAGGGGTGCTCATCGGGGACGAGATGGGGCTTGGCAAGACCCTCCAGGCCATTGCCCTGGGCGTTTTAAAACGAGAGATTTTTGGTTTTTCAAAAATTGTTGTGGTGACTCTTTCGTCCCTGAAAGAGCAGTGGAAACGGGAAATTGAAAGGTTCTCCAGTGAAAAAGCCCTGGTGATAGAAGGCTCTCCCCTCCAGAGAAAGGCCGGATATAAAAACGATGACGCTCTGTTCAAGATTACCAACTATGAGGCGGTTCTGAGGGATGTCACTATCCTCTCAAATTTCAGGCCGGATATCATCATCCTTGACGAAGCCCAGCGCATCAAAAATTTTTCCACCAAAACGGCTGATGCCGTAAAACGGATTCCCCGACGCCACGCCATTGTGCTCACAGGGACCCCCCTTGAAAACAAGCTTGAGGATGTCTATTCCATTGTTCAATTCCTGGATCCTGATCTTTTAACACCCCTGTGGCGGTTTGCGGCAGACCATTTTCTTCTTTTGAAAAACAAGAATAACAGCATTGGTGGTTACAGGAATCTTGACCTTTTAAAGGAAAAACTCAAAGGGGTTGTGATTCGGCGTAAAAAAGAGGAGGTGCTCAAGGATCTGCCCCGGGAGGTTGTCAACAACTATTATATCGATCTTAACGACGAGCAGCTGGGAATTCATGGGGGGTATGCGCGAACCCTTGCTCCCCTGCTCAATAAAAAATATCTTACCCCCATGGACATCCGAAGAATCCAGGTGCTGCTCTTACGCATGAGAATGGTGTGCAACTCCACCTATCTGATTGACAGAGAGACCCATATCTCTCCCAAGCTCAAGGAGCTGGACAACATTATTGATGAGCTTGTGGTGCAGAACCGCCGGAAAATGGTTATTTTCAGCGAATGGACCACCATGACATTTCTCATTGCAAAACACCTGTCTGACATGGGGATCGAATTTGTGGAGCTTTCGGGTAAGGTCGCCGTTAAAAAACGCCAGAACCTCATCGATGAATTCACAAACAATCCCCAATGCAGGGTTTTTTTATCAACGGATGCGGGGGGGACCGGACTCAATCTCCAGGCTGCCGATTGCGTGGTGAACTTTGAACTTCCGTGGAATCCTGCAAAGATGAACCAGCGTATCGGGCGGGTCAGCAGGATCGGCCAGGCGAGCCAGTGCATCAACGTGATTAATTTGATTGCCAAAAACAGCATTGAAGAGAGAATCCTTGCCGGTATCCAGCTTAAGACCGATCTGTTCAAGGGGGTCTTTGACGATGACGGGCCGGACCAGGTGGCCTTCTCCAAGGAAAAAAGGGACGAGATGCTCAACCGGTTGAGATCCATGATGGGTGAGCCCCCTGAACCGGATCAGGAGAAGTATGAATCTGTGGTCCCGGAGGAAATTCCTGAAGATACCCCGGGTTATCTCAATCCTGAGGTTTTGAGCCGGGGCGAGACGGATGAAGAGGCATTGGATGAGGTTGGGCAACGGCCGACAGAGGAGGATACTGACGGGGCCGCCGGTGTTTTCAAGGCCCAGTCTCCGGAAAAGATCGAAACGGTTCTCAACTCGGGTATGGCCTTTATCTCCGGTCTCATGGAGATGGCAACCGGTCAGAAAATGGAGACGGCCCAGGGGCAGGACAAGATGATCACCATTGACAGGCAGACCGGGGAAGTGACTATGAAGTTCAAATTCCCGGGGTTCTAA
- a CDS encoding ABC transporter ATP-binding protein codes for MQIDLSVQNVTKKFDAFTAVDTVSFDVEQGHFFSILGPSGCGKTTLLRMIAGFTEPTDGVIAIRGKDMQGISPNRRPVNLIFQHLALFPMMDVAGNIAFGLQRQKVARAEIQKKIEKILERVGLPGFGDKKIDQLSGGQKQRVAIARCLVLEPTVLLLDEPLGALDLKLRDQMKVELKKLQAKVGTTFVYITHDQSEALVMSDYVAVMNKGRFEQIDTPQNLYNKPATPFVAQFVGDNNAWSGRIAGISGKIATIVTPEGNTFTINTGEKSLTPGSGVDLFLRPEAMVISPDPAMDNLNRFEVMVKTILFDGANSRLLVTPLNSEQELIVGLPQNRQFDHIRPKDKIEIGWHEDSGICFPGREGGS; via the coding sequence ATGCAGATCGACCTATCGGTACAGAACGTTACCAAGAAATTTGATGCATTCACGGCCGTTGACACGGTTTCCTTTGACGTAGAGCAGGGCCATTTTTTTTCAATCCTCGGTCCTTCCGGGTGCGGCAAGACCACCCTTTTGCGGATGATTGCAGGATTTACAGAACCCACGGACGGCGTGATCGCCATCCGGGGAAAAGACATGCAGGGAATCTCTCCGAACCGGCGGCCCGTGAATCTGATTTTCCAGCACCTGGCTCTGTTTCCCATGATGGACGTGGCCGGAAACATTGCCTTTGGTCTGCAAAGACAGAAGGTTGCCCGGGCAGAGATCCAGAAAAAAATCGAAAAGATACTTGAAAGGGTCGGGTTGCCGGGATTTGGCGACAAAAAAATCGATCAGCTTTCTGGCGGGCAGAAGCAGCGGGTGGCCATTGCACGCTGCCTGGTACTGGAACCTACGGTTCTTCTCCTTGATGAGCCCCTTGGAGCCCTTGATCTTAAACTCAGGGATCAGATGAAGGTGGAGTTGAAAAAACTTCAGGCCAAGGTGGGAACCACCTTTGTTTACATCACCCATGACCAGTCTGAAGCCCTTGTGATGTCCGATTATGTGGCCGTCATGAACAAGGGCAGGTTTGAGCAGATCGATACCCCCCAGAACCTCTACAACAAACCCGCCACTCCTTTTGTCGCCCAGTTTGTGGGAGATAACAACGCCTGGTCGGGCAGGATTGCCGGGATTTCAGGGAAAATAGCCACCATTGTCACGCCCGAGGGCAATACCTTTACCATCAATACAGGGGAGAAATCCCTAACGCCGGGTTCCGGGGTTGATCTTTTTCTCAGGCCCGAGGCCATGGTCATTTCACCGGATCCGGCCATGGATAATCTGAACCGTTTTGAGGTGATGGTGAAGACAATCCTCTTTGACGGAGCAAACTCCCGCCTGCTCGTGACGCCGCTTAACTCGGAACAGGAACTCATTGTGGGACTGCCCCAGAACAGGCAGTTTGACCATATCCGGCCAAAGGACAAAATTGAAATCGGATGGCATGAGGATTCTGGTATCTGTTTTCCGGGCCGGGAGGGGGGATCATGA
- a CDS encoding ABC transporter permease, giving the protein MNNRGRWYLFFFLTPILLWLFLLIVLPHIDLLVMSFRAEDDYGDMVWSLTNYLNFFNEPIYWATFARTAIYSILVTGITFAIALPISFYITHVVSPKFSGVLMVLLLLPFWVSELVRVYGWMILLRESGVINHFLVSLGILDHPVEMLYNDATMIVGLVYTSMLFMVVPLISVLESLDRAYIEAAFDLGANMWTVVVRIIIPHAMPGIVSGSIVVFMLTLGNYLTPNLMGGKNSLWFTEQIYNQFIASFNWNQGSAFGFLLLLLSSLIIWVGLKLSGQKLDKVVK; this is encoded by the coding sequence ATGAACAATCGGGGCCGTTGGTACCTCTTTTTTTTCCTTACTCCGATTCTGCTCTGGCTGTTTCTGCTCATTGTGCTGCCCCATATTGATCTTCTGGTCATGTCCTTCAGGGCTGAGGATGATTACGGGGACATGGTGTGGAGTTTAACGAACTATCTTAATTTTTTTAACGAACCCATCTACTGGGCCACGTTTGCACGCACGGCCATCTATTCCATCCTGGTGACCGGGATCACCTTTGCCATAGCCCTGCCGATCTCGTTTTACATCACCCATGTGGTGTCTCCTAAATTTTCCGGTGTTCTCATGGTATTGCTGCTTCTGCCCTTCTGGGTGAGTGAACTTGTAAGGGTGTACGGGTGGATGATCCTGCTGCGTGAAAGCGGGGTGATCAATCATTTTCTGGTCTCCCTTGGAATCCTTGACCACCCTGTGGAAATGCTCTACAACGATGCCACCATGATTGTCGGCCTTGTCTATACCTCCATGCTTTTCATGGTGGTGCCGTTGATTTCGGTGCTTGAAAGCCTTGACCGGGCATATATTGAGGCAGCCTTTGATCTTGGGGCAAACATGTGGACGGTGGTTGTCCGGATTATCATTCCCCATGCCATGCCCGGCATTGTCTCAGGCTCGATCGTGGTGTTCATGCTCACCCTTGGCAACTATCTCACGCCCAACCTTATGGGTGGCAAGAATTCTTTGTGGTTCACAGAGCAGATATACAACCAGTTCATTGCAAGCTTTAACTGGAACCAGGGCAGCGCCTTTGGTTTTCTGCTGCTGCTGCTCTCATCACTGATCATCTGGGTGGGCCTGAAACTTTCGGGGCAAAAGCTGGACAAGGTGGTAAAATGA
- a CDS encoding ABC transporter permease, which translates to MIRSLPNSKTYSVSFNLYVTLYFIFLFAPLAVTSILAFNDSQFPALPWNGFSLDWFFADSPLRTGIFHDQRNLDSILVSAETAFFVSILSTVVGTLGAFLFEQETFRFKQLLYFLMLVPLVVPGVILGISILLFSNTLGTFFEEAFNIDVGLFRPGFWLVVLGQFSFITTFVTLVVSARLKKFDRTLEEAALNLGANRMEVIWHITLKFLRPALLGAFAVAFLMSFENFNTTLFLVGSDPTLPINLYLQVRDGSTPVINAVSFLLIFGTSLAALVNLYFSRKNA; encoded by the coding sequence ATGATACGATCCCTTCCCAATTCAAAGACATATTCAGTCAGTTTTAATCTTTATGTGACGCTTTATTTTATCTTTTTATTTGCCCCCCTTGCCGTGACATCCATTCTTGCCTTTAACGATTCCCAGTTTCCGGCCCTTCCGTGGAATGGGTTTTCCCTGGACTGGTTTTTTGCCGATTCACCCTTGCGGACGGGCATCTTCCATGATCAGCGAAACCTTGACAGTATCCTTGTGAGTGCCGAGACAGCATTCTTTGTCTCAATTCTTTCGACGGTGGTGGGAACCCTTGGGGCCTTTTTGTTTGAACAGGAGACCTTCCGGTTCAAACAGCTCCTCTATTTTCTCATGCTCGTGCCCCTGGTGGTGCCGGGGGTGATCCTCGGCATCTCCATCCTGCTGTTTTCCAACACCCTTGGCACTTTTTTCGAGGAGGCCTTTAACATTGACGTGGGGCTTTTCAGGCCAGGGTTTTGGCTGGTGGTCCTGGGGCAGTTTTCCTTTATCACCACCTTTGTCACCCTGGTGGTGTCGGCACGGTTGAAAAAGTTTGACCGGACTCTCGAAGAGGCGGCATTGAATCTCGGGGCGAACCGCATGGAGGTGATCTGGCACATCACCCTGAAGTTTTTGCGCCCGGCCCTCCTGGGTGCCTTTGCCGTGGCATTTCTCATGTCGTTTGAAAACTTCAACACTACACTTTTTCTGGTGGGGTCTGATCCAACACTGCCCATCAATCTCTATCTCCAGGTGCGTGACGGCAGTACCCCGGTGATCAATGCTGTTTCGTTCCTTTTGATCTTCGGCACCTCCCTTGCCGCCCTTGTGAATCTTTATTTCAGTCGAAAGAACGCATGA
- a CDS encoding CDP-alcohol phosphatidyltransferase family protein produces MERFLVIAFSAALGTAFFLWFSRAVKQPSMGKYILSHQWLLHPNAICYWRTALATLGSVLYFFSPWQWLAIFIFTFAAILDGVDGVVARACNLGSTWGEWLDPMCDKLTYLPPLIGFAHGGILSVKLIWILVAIELVGQFFARRVLAWMKFSVAANNFGKIKAIICFGLVILCALMDENPGFINIADNVLMGCIILSGASVVFKFVPNRLYADILSGLNFCCGVTSLVLTHHHYFAWAICIIIIGQLFDLFDGRMALKHGGTTYGPYLDDIADFVSFGMAPAYVIVEKGGSAAWLIAVLFILGVGFRLVRFILTDKKRTDLPQGIFNGLPSPAGALIVLGASLISTPPILWSMTLVSVGLMVSHIRFAHFGRVILKKVPKQLFFMISASIIVTLAFIFKTKNVEMFGYLILGTVVIYMASGRFWVRS; encoded by the coding sequence ATGGAAAGATTTTTGGTGATTGCATTTTCTGCGGCCCTTGGGACAGCTTTTTTCCTGTGGTTTTCCCGGGCGGTCAAACAACCGTCCATGGGCAAGTATATCCTGTCACACCAGTGGTTGCTCCATCCGAACGCCATCTGCTACTGGCGGACCGCCCTTGCGACCCTGGGCTCTGTTCTTTATTTCTTTTCCCCCTGGCAGTGGCTGGCCATATTTATTTTCACCTTTGCTGCAATCCTTGATGGTGTTGACGGTGTTGTTGCCAGGGCCTGTAACCTGGGATCCACGTGGGGAGAATGGCTGGACCCCATGTGTGATAAATTGACCTATCTGCCGCCGTTAATTGGGTTTGCCCATGGGGGGATTTTATCGGTCAAGCTGATATGGATACTTGTGGCCATTGAACTTGTGGGGCAGTTTTTTGCCCGCCGGGTTCTGGCCTGGATGAAATTTTCTGTTGCCGCCAATAATTTTGGAAAGATAAAGGCTATTATCTGTTTTGGTCTTGTGATCCTGTGTGCATTGATGGATGAAAATCCGGGATTCATTAATATTGCCGATAATGTACTCATGGGCTGCATCATCCTTTCAGGGGCTTCAGTGGTCTTCAAATTTGTTCCCAACCGGCTGTATGCGGATATCCTTTCCGGGCTTAATTTTTGCTGCGGTGTGACAAGCCTTGTCCTTACCCATCACCACTATTTTGCCTGGGCCATCTGTATTATCATCATCGGACAGTTGTTTGATCTGTTTGACGGACGCATGGCTTTAAAGCATGGAGGGACGACATATGGTCCCTATCTGGACGATATCGCTGATTTTGTAAGTTTTGGGATGGCACCGGCCTATGTGATTGTGGAAAAGGGCGGTTCAGCCGCATGGCTTATCGCAGTGCTTTTTATCCTCGGGGTCGGCTTTCGCCTGGTACGGTTCATCCTAACGGACAAGAAACGGACAGACTTGCCCCAGGGTATTTTTAATGGACTGCCGAGCCCTGCGGGAGCCTTGATCGTTCTGGGAGCCTCTCTTATCTCAACGCCCCCCATACTGTGGTCGATGACCCTTGTCTCCGTGGGCCTGATGGTGAGTCATATCCGGTTTGCCCATTTTGGTCGGGTGATCCTTAAAAAAGTCCCCAAGCAGCTGTTCTTCATGATCAGTGCATCCATTATTGTGACCCTTGCATTTATTTTTAAGACAAAAAATGTCGAGATGTTTGGCTATCTGATCCTGGGAACAGTGGTGATCTATATGGCTTCAGGCCGGTTTTGGGTGCGCAGTTAG